One segment of Sinorhizobium sp. BG8 DNA contains the following:
- a CDS encoding DoxX family protein, whose protein sequence is MPSRLAALQPYLLSVLRIVTGLVIFSYGTQKILRFPAAESVPPVGSLPWIAGLFELVLGLLVLVGLKTRPAAFVLSGVMAFAYFLRHAPQGFYPAQNGGVAAILFCFIFLYLAVAGAGPISLDGQMGGKQART, encoded by the coding sequence ATGCCCAGCCGCCTCGCCGCGCTCCAGCCCTATCTTCTCTCCGTCCTGCGCATCGTGACGGGCCTCGTGATCTTCAGCTACGGCACGCAGAAGATCCTGCGGTTCCCAGCCGCCGAGAGCGTACCGCCGGTCGGATCGCTTCCCTGGATCGCGGGCCTCTTCGAGCTCGTCCTCGGGCTTCTGGTGCTCGTCGGACTGAAGACCCGCCCTGCCGCCTTCGTGCTGTCCGGCGTCATGGCCTTCGCCTATTTCCTGCGCCATGCGCCCCAGGGCTTCTATCCCGCGCAGAACGGCGGGGTCGCGGCCATCCTCTTCTGCTTCATCTTCCTCTACCTGGCCGTCGCCGGCGCTGGCCCGATCAGCCTCGACGGACAAATGGGCGGCAAACAGGCCCGAACCTGA
- a CDS encoding LysR family transcriptional regulator translates to MYNLDQLAAFVSVVELGTFTAAAEKAGLTQPAVSLQVKLLEQRLGVRLIERVGRRAQASPAGIELLVHARRILDECAAAEEAMAPYRDGTAGRVRIGSGGTASIHLLPRAISAARKRMPGLEVTVTIGNTDDVLRHLEANRLDIAVVTLPAPGRAFEVEPFYEDELLAVAPRDAVMPEGGPDARYLAEAVEVLMLYEGGNTRVATDQWMEAAGQRARPAMEFGSVEAIKELVAAGLGWSILPSLALKRERAGYLATSPLKPRLVRQLGMVMRRDKHLTRGLREIMKSLRGFGT, encoded by the coding sequence ATGTACAATCTCGACCAGCTTGCCGCCTTCGTCAGCGTGGTCGAACTCGGCACGTTCACTGCGGCGGCGGAAAAGGCCGGCCTGACGCAGCCTGCGGTGAGCCTGCAGGTCAAGCTCCTCGAGCAACGCCTGGGCGTTCGCCTGATCGAGCGTGTCGGGCGTCGGGCGCAGGCGTCCCCGGCGGGCATCGAGCTTCTGGTGCACGCCAGGCGGATCCTCGACGAGTGCGCCGCCGCGGAGGAGGCAATGGCGCCTTACCGGGACGGCACCGCCGGCCGGGTGCGGATCGGCAGCGGAGGAACGGCCTCGATCCACCTTTTGCCGCGCGCAATTTCTGCCGCCAGGAAACGCATGCCCGGACTGGAGGTCACCGTCACGATCGGAAACACGGACGACGTGTTGCGCCATCTGGAGGCGAACAGGCTCGACATCGCCGTCGTCACGCTGCCGGCGCCCGGCCGGGCATTCGAGGTCGAGCCCTTCTACGAAGACGAGCTTCTGGCGGTCGCGCCGAGGGATGCGGTCATGCCGGAGGGTGGCCCCGATGCGCGGTATCTTGCGGAGGCTGTCGAAGTCCTGATGCTCTACGAGGGCGGCAATACGCGCGTGGCGACGGACCAATGGATGGAGGCCGCGGGCCAGCGCGCGCGACCTGCGATGGAGTTCGGCAGCGTCGAGGCGATCAAGGAGCTGGTGGCGGCCGGCCTCGGCTGGTCGATCCTGCCGTCACTGGCCCTGAAACGCGAGCGGGCGGGCTATCTTGCGACCTCGCCGCTGAAACCCCGGCTCGTTCGACAGCTGGGAATGGTCATGAGGCGCGACAAGCACCTGACGCGCGGGTTGCGCGAGATCATGAAAAGCCTGCGCGGCTTCGGCACGTGA
- a CDS encoding DUF1127 domain-containing protein, translating into MTADIENAPALGHRGQRLFAKWMARLADGFARHLWKRRSRRALSEMSDDQLNDIGITRAEARREAERSWFWD; encoded by the coding sequence ATGACGGCTGATATCGAAAACGCGCCGGCCCTCGGGCATCGAGGCCAACGTCTCTTCGCGAAGTGGATGGCGCGCCTCGCGGACGGGTTCGCCCGCCATCTGTGGAAACGGCGCAGCCGGCGGGCCCTTTCCGAGATGTCCGACGACCAGCTGAACGATATCGGCATCACCCGCGCCGAGGCGAGACGCGAAGCCGAACGATCATGGTTCTGGGACTAG